A part of Paenarthrobacter sp. A20 genomic DNA contains:
- a CDS encoding RNA polymerase sigma factor, translating to MLDPMADEYVQADRDDPALLFTAAYNSFAGPVFGYLRARGVDDPEAVTQDVFLALYPRLEALHGGLQGAKTLLFSIAHARMVDHYRKRERTPDSTPYESELDSRRASSAEDEAFGRAFGVGVTELLDDLTDDYREVLALRVVADLSVEETAGIMGKSQGAVKQLQRRALSALKKRALRTNGTS from the coding sequence GTGCTTGACCCCATGGCGGATGAATATGTGCAGGCGGATCGTGACGACCCCGCGCTGCTGTTCACTGCTGCCTACAACAGCTTCGCCGGACCTGTCTTTGGCTACCTCCGGGCACGCGGCGTGGACGACCCCGAAGCCGTCACTCAGGACGTGTTCCTTGCCCTGTATCCAAGGCTCGAAGCCCTCCATGGCGGACTTCAGGGTGCCAAAACGTTGTTGTTCTCCATCGCCCATGCCCGGATGGTGGACCACTACCGCAAACGCGAACGGACACCCGATTCCACGCCCTACGAGTCGGAACTGGACTCACGGCGAGCGTCGTCGGCGGAAGACGAGGCTTTCGGACGTGCCTTCGGTGTGGGTGTCACCGAATTGTTGGATGACCTCACGGACGACTACCGGGAGGTCCTGGCTTTACGCGTTGTTGCCGACCTTTCCGTGGAAGAAACAGCGGGCATCATGGGCAAGTCCCAAGGCGCCGTGAAGCAGTTGCAGCGCAGGGCATTGAGCGCACTGAAGAAGCGTGCACTACGAACGAATGGCACATCATGA